The genomic segment agagagagaaggagagagagaatgagagagagagaaaattagagaaggagagagagggagagagaaagagaaggagagagagaatgagagagagagaaaattagagaaggagagagagagggagaaagagaccgaggcagagagagaatgagagagagggagaaacagaaggagagagaagaatagagaggtAGTGAGAGGAAAAGACAGtgaaggagataggagagagagggagaagagagagaggagagagagtgtgtgtgagagagaggagagattaaaGAATAAAGGATAAAAGAGCCAGTACAGTAAGTCATCATCTATCCAGTTCAGTGGCATTCtccatatttcccagcatgtATCACTCTAACAACATacactatacagttgaagttggaagtttacacacacttaggttggtgtcattaaaacttgtttttcaacaactccacaaaaaaattgcaaatcaatcccagaacagcagcaaaggaccttgtgaagatgctggaggaaacaggtgcaaaagtatctatttccacagtaaaacgggtcctatatcaacataacctgaaaggccactcagcaaggaagacggCACTGATCCAAAACCTCCAGAATTAAgacagactactgtttgcaactgcacatgggtacaaagatcatactttttggagaaatgtcctctggtctgatgaaacaaaaatggaactgtttggccataatgaccatcgttatgtttctaggaaaaagggggaggcttgcaagccgaagaacaccatcccaaaagtgaagcatgtggatatattgaagcaacagctcaagacatcagtcaggaagttaaagcttggccgcacatttttcttccaaatggacaatgaccccaagcatacttccaaagttgtggcaaaatggcttaaggacaacaaatgtaaggtattggagtggccatcacaaagccctgacctcaaaccaattgaaaatctgtgggcagaacttaaaaagagtgtgtgagcaaggaggcctacaaacctgactcagttataccagctctgtcaggaggaatgggccaaaattcacccaacttattgtgggaagcttgtggaaggctacctgaaacgtttaacccaaattaaacaatttaaatgcaatgctaccaaatactaattgagtgtatgtaaacttctgacccactcaggatttgtgaaaaactaagtttaaatgtatttggctaaggtgtatgtaaacttccgacttcaactgtatatacaaaggtatgtggacaccccttcaacttagtggattcggctttttcagcaacacccattgctgacaggtgtataaaattgcttacacagccattcaatctccatTGTTAagcattggcaatagaatggcctcaATGAAGTGATcaatgactttcaatgtggcactgtcataggatggtatctttccaacaagtcatacACTAAGCataacatttctgccctgctagagctgccccagtcaactgtaagtgctgttactgtgaagtggaaacgtctaggagcatcaacggctcagctgcgaagtggtaggcaacataagctcacagaacgggaccaccgagtgctgaagcacgtagcatgtagaaatcgtctgtcctcggttgcaacactcactaccgagtttaaaactgcctctagaagcaacgtcagcacaataactgtgcgtcgggagcttcataaaatgggttttcCTGGCCCGAGCAACCATACACAAGCCGAAGATCACcgtgcacaatgccaagtgtcggctggagtggtgtaaagctcgccgacactggactctggagcagtggaaacgcgttctctggagtgatgaatcacactttaccatctggcagtacgGAGGACGAATCTgcatttggtggatgccaggagaacactacctgctcaaatacatagtgccaactgtaaagtttggtggaggaggaataatggtctggggctgtttttcatggttcgagcgaggcctcttagttccagtgaagggaaacctttacactacagcatacaatgacattctagactctgtgcttccaactttgtggcaacagtttggagaaggccctttcctgtttcagcatgacaatgcctcagtgtacaaagcgaggtccatacagaaatggtttgttgaaatcagtgtggaagaacttgactagcttgcacagagcactgacctcaacccgatcgaacacctttaggatgaattggaacgctgactgcaagtcaggcctaatcgcccaacatcagtggccaacatcactaatgctcttgtggctgaatggaagcaagtcccaacTAGATTTCCGtagaatgccttcccagaagagtggaggctgttatagcagcaaaggggagaccaactcaaTATTCAGGATTGGTGTCccgtccacgggacggttgagctaatgtaggctaatgcaattagcatgaggttgaaagaaaaaaaaagacagaCATATTTCAGAAAGGCAGAatgcttaaattattgttaatctaactgcactgttcaatttacagtagctattagagtgaaataatacaatgctattgttttaggagagtgcacaattatgaacttggaaATGTATTattaaaccaattaggcacatttgggcacatttcttgatacaacattttgaataaATATGCACTTTTTCACTGGATCcctctaaaactttgcacatacagtgCTGCCATCTAGTAGTCTAAATTGGGCTAGAAATAGTCATTAtgccctttctcttgcatttaaaAGATTATGGTACCAAAAAACGGTTGTTTTTTCTTTATATAATCTTTTACCAGACCTAATGTGTTATTTTctactacattcatttcacatttccacaaacttcaaagtgtttcctttcaaatggtatcaagaaaatgcatatcgTTGCTTCAGGGCCTAAGCTACAGGCGGTTCGATGTGGGTATGTCATTTAAGGCAAAAAATGAAAAACAGGGGCCGATCcctattaatacccatgattttggaatgagatgtctgatgagcaggtgtccacatacttttggtcctgTAGTGTATATCTGAGAcagcacaacaatcagtatcagagctatatgtatatataaactcAATCTCTGGCTAAATCTCTGACTCTGATCAGTATGACTTCTCACCTGTCCtggggcagtgtgatggtgaacAGGGCGTGTGTGATACAGATGTATGATGATATGATGAAGACCATGGGGAAATAGAGGACTATACAGGGGTTGAGATAAGATATTACTATGTTAGGGACCACATCAGAACAGGGGGCCGCCAGACGGTACAGGGGACCGTGGTCACAGTAGTAGCTGTTGATCACCAGAGACctacaatacaatatattttCATTGTCCACATGTTACAGTGATCAACTGATAATTTATTTTTACAGCACCCAGCCTGGGATTCAAACCGGTAACCTTTTGGCAACAGGTTCACCTCCTCAGCCACCTACCGGCAGAAGGAGAGTCGGGTGATGAGGCACACAGCCAGCAACATCAGGAACACAGCAAACGCCCAGGCAGCACCCATCAGCTGGAACATGGACCTGTGAGTCACCATCATATGGTACCTATATGGACAGTGGAAAGAAGCTGTTATCAGGGATTTTAGATGAGGTGTATTCATATATCAGGTTGAATTGTCAGTGAGAGCACATGATTTATCACACAAGGGGCAATTATGAAGGCCTTTTGAATTGTATTTTTGAATTATTTGTTTTGATGTATTATCTGAGACCTGAGCGGGCAGCAGATGGCCACCAGTCTGTCGTAGGAGAGGATGGTGAGGTTGAAGGACTGCAtggtgaggaagaggaagatgaagaagagGCTAGTGAGGCACTGGTTGTAGGAGATGAGCTGTCTGCTGAAGAGGAACATATCCAGGAGCTTGGGGACCATGGCAGTGCTCCCACACACGTCCGCGAAGGCCAGGTTGAACACAGCAATGTACTTGGGGCTGTAAGGGTAAGATCCTGACCTGATTATCTCCATGGGGAAAATGTTGTTTATGCAACAAACACAGGACATAGACAATTACAGAGAAGGTAAATACAATCAATCAGTAAAGAAGTAGACAAAAAGTGCAGATCCTAAACATCTTTACACTGTCATCTGTAATGTGTAAGTTATCAACTATAGACCATCCAGCTGAACCTAATGGTGGTTTTCATTCAGAATCAACTATAGACCATCCAGCTGATCTAATGGTGGTTTTCATTCAGAATCAACTATAGACCATCCAGCTGATCTAATGGTGGTTTTCATTCAGAATCAACTATAGACCATCCAACTGACCTAATGGTGGTTTTCATTCAGAATCAACTATAGACCATCCAGCTGACTTAATGGTGGTTTTCATTCAGATGCCTTATTGAGAGGCAGGCCGGTAACCAGGGATACAGTTGAAATCCCGAGCTGATGGGTGGAATCTAAAAGGAGTGAACTAGcagccagagctcctgtgctacttcagcttgtgttgtttgtgttgtggtTCATCTGGTTGGGTTCTGGAACTGCAAAAATACAGTCCAATAAAGGTAGAATTCTGCTGTATTATTACCACTGAGATAAAAGAGGACTGATTACCTGTGGAGACTGTTGTCCATGTAGATAACCATCATGACGAAGGTGTTGCCCACCtagacccaacacacacacacacacacacacacaaacacacacagacagacatacatacaggaGGAACCATGACTCATAATGTATATACAGGTAAATTAATTTGGCCGTTGACTATATGTGGTGCTATAGGACCCCAGCTGAAATGAAACTGCACCATATCAGGTGAAACCTTTTCTAGTTTATCAAGTGGATAAAAGTTTGTGACAGCTTAGACCAGAGCTATGGACTAACCAGAGAGATGATGTATACGAAGCAGAGGAAGACGTAATAGTACTCCATGTGGGGGATGTTGATGAAACCACTGATGAAGAAGTAAGGGGGTCGGATAATGGTGTCAATGTTATCTGTCtggttagggtcagaggtcaggtaaCTCATGGTGGTGACTGGTGGTGTTATCAGTGATTCCTCCTGGCTCGTAATAATCTGtggaaatataaaataaatacatgactGTTTTTTAATTCACCTGTTGAGACATTGCAATGGGTGAAACATCATCAATACAAGGGCAAATATCCAAGTTCAATTGTCTATTTTTCAtgtaattatatttaaaaaactaaGAATATAATTAATTTAACTGACAAAAAAGTACAAAATAGAATCCATTTGACTTTTACCTCAGATACAGTTAAACAATTCTAATGAATAATCCAAGGAATAGCACTGGAAAGGTGATATTGGTTTCACGTTCCCTCCATTAGAATAACTCATACCTGTTGAACCCTCATACTGTATAGTCTAACATGGTACAACTACATACTGCAGAAACTAATTCTTACCTGGTCTTACCACAGACTTGATCCAAATGTCTCTCTTCAGTAGTCTGGTGATGTGTGTTGGACTGAAGACCAATTAGTGGTGCTGGCTCTGAGTCCACCTCCACTGTTATACCTGCAGCCCCATGGTAAATCTGTAGTAGGAGGTCCCCTGTGGACCCACCGTAGTTGTGTAGGACACACCTTGATTGAGTGAAGAAGACATGTCGGAGATGAATAcccttgctgttgttgttgttgttgttctgtggTTGTCATAGGACACATCTCAATGCCCTTCTGGATCTACCAACCACACaggctgagaagagagaggagggaaacgaaataaagaggaggaaagagagaggaaggaggagagagaaagaggagaaagcagagagaaggagagaaaaaaaggaggaagaaaatcaaatcaaatcaaatcaaatcaaattgtatttgtcacatacacatggttagcagatgttaatgcgagtgtagcgaaatgcttgtgcttctagttccgacaatgcagtaataacgaacaagtaatctaactaacaattccaaaaaactactgtcttatacaaggtgtaaggggataaataatatatacataaggatatatgaatgagtgatggtacagagcagcataggcaagatacagtagatggtatcgagtacagtatatacatatgagatgagtatgtaaacaaagtggcatagttaaagtggctagtgatacatgtattacataaggatgcagtcgatgatatagagtacagtatatacgtctgcatatgagatgaataatgtagggtaagtaacattatataaggtagcattgtttaaagtggctagtgatatatttacatcatttcccatcaattcccattattaaagtggctggagtagagtcagtgtcattgacagtgtgttggcagtagccactcaatgttagtggtggctgtttaacagtctgatggccttgagatagaagctgtttttcagtctctcggtcccagctttgatgcacctgtactgacctcgccttctggatgacagcggggtgaacaggcagtggctcgggtggttgatgtccttgatgatctttatggccttcctgtagcatcgggtggtgtaggtgtcctggagggcaggtagtttgcccccagtgatgcgttgtgcagacctcactaccctctggagagccttacggttgagggcggtgcagttgccaacccaggcggtgatacagcccgccaggatgctctcgattgtgcatctgtagaagtttgtgagtgcttttggtgacaagccgaatttcttcagcctcctgaggttgaagaggcgctgctgcgccttcctcacgatgctgtctgtgtgagtggaccaattcagtttgtctgtgatgtgtatgccgaggaacttaaaacttgctaccctctccactactgttccatcgatgtggatgggggtgttccctctgctgtttcctgaagtccacaatcatctccttagttttgttgacgttgagtgtgaggttattttcctgacaccacactccgagggccctcacctcctccctgtaggccgtctcgtcgttgttggtaatcaagcctaccactgttgtgtcgtccgcaaacttgatgattgagttggaggcgtgcgtggccacgcagtcgtgggtgaacagggagtacaggagagggctcagaacgcacccttgtggggccccagtgttgaggatcagcggggaggagatgttgttgcctaccctcaccacctgggggcggcccgtcaggaagtccagtacccagttgcacagggcggggtcaagacccagggtctcgagcttgatgacgagc from the Oncorhynchus tshawytscha isolate Ot180627B linkage group LG33, Otsh_v2.0, whole genome shotgun sequence genome contains:
- the LOC112230703 gene encoding olfactory receptor 1361-like, with amino-acid sequence MSYLTSDPNQTDNIDTIIRPPYFFISGFINIPHMEYYYVFLCFVYIISLVGNTFVMMVIYMDNSLHSPKYIAVFNLAFADVCGSTAMVPKLLDMFLFSRQLISYNQCLTSLFFIFLFLTMQSFNLTILSYDRLVAICCPLRYHMMVTHRSMFQLMGAAWAFAVFLMLLAVCLITRLSFCRSLVINSYYCDHGPLYRLAAPCSDVVPNIVISYLNPCIVLYFPMVFIISSYICITHALFTITLPQDRVRALKTCTSHLILVAIFYLPVNFTYFLHSIIPTNARIINLSLTSVLPPMLNPIIYVLKTEEFKESAKKLLSKRRAQRAVVPIQST